Proteins co-encoded in one Christiangramia fulva genomic window:
- a CDS encoding MmcQ/YjbR family DNA-binding protein, with product MNIDTFRDYCLSKKGVTEGLPFGPDTLVFKVMGKIFALASLDEVPLRANLKCDPGRAVELREEHEDSILPGYHMNKKHWNTVVLDGRLDPKLVFELIDHSYDLVVESLTQKLQKELNDL from the coding sequence ATGAACATCGACACTTTCAGAGACTACTGCCTCAGCAAAAAAGGGGTAACCGAAGGTTTGCCTTTTGGTCCAGATACGCTGGTCTTTAAAGTAATGGGAAAAATATTCGCCCTGGCTTCCCTTGACGAAGTGCCGCTTCGAGCAAATCTTAAATGTGATCCAGGCAGGGCTGTGGAATTGCGAGAAGAACATGAAGATTCCATTCTACCAGGTTATCATATGAATAAAAAACACTGGAACACGGTCGTTCTCGACGGTCGCCTGGATCCTAAATTAGTCTTTGAACTCATTGACCATTCTTACGATCTGGTTGTGGAAAGTCTTACTCAAAAACTCCAAAAAGAACTCAACGATCTTTAA
- a CDS encoding GIY-YIG nuclease family protein, protein MKKNKLIYFEEFTDIHQAIEREKQLKNWHREWKLNLIRSINPEFKDLFLQL, encoded by the coding sequence ATGAAAAAGAATAAACTTATTTATTTTGAAGAGTTTACCGATATTCATCAGGCTATAGAAAGAGAAAAGCAATTAAAAAACTGGCACAGGGAATGGAAGTTAAATTTGATCAGATCCATCAATCCCGAATTCAAAGATCTATTCTTACAATTATGA
- a CDS encoding DUF6567 family protein: MKRLLLRISFVLCLTILFSSCAAGLTGYMNNSAALSADNYTYVKKDLQGMSQATYVLGIGGMKREAIVAEAKQKMLENYTLQDGQTIANTTVNFKYSNFLGIVATTKCYVTADIVEFK, from the coding sequence ATGAAAAGATTATTACTTAGAATTTCTTTTGTTTTATGCTTAACAATTCTTTTTTCAAGTTGTGCCGCCGGACTTACAGGTTACATGAACAATTCAGCAGCATTAAGCGCTGATAACTATACCTATGTGAAGAAAGATCTTCAGGGTATGTCACAGGCAACCTATGTTCTTGGGATAGGAGGTATGAAAAGAGAGGCTATTGTCGCTGAAGCCAAGCAAAAAATGCTTGAAAATTATACCTTACAAGATGGACAGACTATAGCGAATACAACCGTCAACTTTAAATACTCAAACTTTTTAGGGATTGTTGCTACAACAAAATGTTATGTAACCGCCGACATAGTAGAGTTTAAATAA
- a CDS encoding PEGA domain-containing protein, whose product MKLKNLFTLIVGILLLFSSCASSTIIDSYPSNATIYINGEKVGKTPYKHRDTKIVGSTNEVRIEKTGFKTYKSSFSKNEEIAVGPLIGGVFVLVPYLWIMKYKKARVYDLIPEE is encoded by the coding sequence ATGAAATTAAAAAATCTTTTTACCTTAATTGTAGGAATCTTATTGCTCTTTTCCAGTTGCGCCAGCTCCACAATTATTGATTCCTATCCGTCAAATGCTACAATTTATATAAATGGTGAAAAAGTCGGAAAAACTCCATATAAACACCGAGATACTAAAATTGTAGGAAGTACAAATGAAGTAAGAATTGAAAAAACAGGATTCAAAACATACAAAAGTTCTTTTTCAAAAAATGAAGAAATCGCCGTTGGACCTTTGATAGGAGGTGTTTTTGTATTAGTACCCTATTTATGGATTATGAAATATAAAAAAGCAAGAGTCTA
- a CDS encoding DUF4230 domain-containing protein, which produces MELLFIGLAAGAVAAYLIFTGFHKERSKLKTNEQSVILMDKIRSVCKFITVEGDFSEIYHYENLKEKYMSLIFGKKKAIVLINAKAHVGFDLSKIKMHSDTREKKIILTDFPQPELLTVETDFKYYDKREGWANPFTTSDLTDINRDAKKHIVDKIPQSGLMEQAKKEALDTILLMEKIVETIGWKLDYTSLTVDSAEKKTIENE; this is translated from the coding sequence ATGGAATTATTATTCATAGGCCTGGCGGCCGGCGCAGTGGCGGCTTATCTCATTTTTACCGGTTTTCATAAAGAGCGCTCAAAGCTGAAGACCAATGAGCAGTCGGTCATTTTGATGGACAAGATCAGAAGCGTTTGCAAATTCATTACCGTGGAAGGCGACTTTTCAGAGATCTATCATTATGAGAATTTAAAGGAAAAATATATGAGCCTGATCTTCGGAAAGAAAAAAGCGATAGTTCTTATCAATGCCAAAGCGCATGTGGGATTTGACCTGAGCAAGATCAAAATGCACAGTGATACCCGGGAGAAAAAGATCATTTTAACCGATTTCCCACAGCCCGAACTGCTTACCGTGGAAACCGATTTTAAATATTACGACAAACGAGAGGGCTGGGCAAACCCGTTTACAACATCTGATCTTACCGACATTAACCGTGACGCGAAAAAACATATCGTCGACAAGATTCCCCAAAGCGGACTCATGGAACAGGCGAAAAAGGAAGCCCTCGACACTATTTTATTGATGGAAAAAATCGTGGAAACCATCGGCTGGAAACTGGATTATACCTCATTAACGGTGGATAGCGCTGAAAAGAAAACAATTGAAAATGAATAA